One Ezakiella massiliensis genomic window, GTATCCAGGGTTGCAAAGAGCCTATCGTCTGCATAAACTTGGGCAGAATTTTCTTTACCAGAAAGCTCCAAGATCCTATTTAAAATTGTAGACTTGCCCGTGTTGGAATAGCCAACTAGTGATACGATTGGTATGGCCGATCGTTTTCGGCGTTTGGCCTTGGTCTCTTCGACCTTGACTTGGTTGGCAAGTTCTCTTCTCAAAGAGTCGATTGATGCACGCAAGCGTCTCCTGTCGAGTTCCAGCTTTTGTTCACCGGCCCCCCTCATACCTGCAACGCCTGCCTGTCTGTCCATATTTTTGCCAGCCCCAATAAGCCTGGGTAGCATATATTCTTTGTTGGCAAGTTCAACTTGGAGCTTACCAAAAGAAGTCTTGGCCCTTTGACTAAAGAGTTCTAGGATAAGCATATTTCTATCCAAGACCTGCAAATCAAAAAAATCTACCAAATTCGATAGTTGAGACGGTGAAATCTCATGGCCGACTACCACTGTATCTATATTTAATTCCTGGCAAATATTTTTAAAATATTCCAGTTTACCCGAGCCAAAATACATGGCCGGTTTTATTTCTCTATTTTTTTGGATACCAGTAGCCAGCACTTTACCGCCAGCAGATTTTATTAGCTCTCGATTTTCTTTTTGCTCAAAAGTCTCATCAGAAAAATCAATAGCTATTAACATTACATTTTTATCTTTAATCAATATATCACCAAGGTCTATTTTAACATAAAAGCTTACAAATTGCTATATGCCAAGCAAAACATTTTGAATTTACAAACAAAAAAATACTCCCAAGACAGTCCTAAAAAATTTTTAAGCGTCCGAGAGTATTTAGTTAATATAATTTTTTCTTTTTATTTTGTTTCGATAGTCGCTTCTTCGATTACAACATCTGTTTTTGGTTTATCCATCTCGTCTCTATCAACTGCTGCAATCTTGTCAACTACATCCATGCCTTCAATGACTTGGCCAAAGACTGTGTGCCTGCCGTCTAGATGTGGAGTTCCGCCCAAGTGTGAATAAGCGTCTATAAAATCTTCACTGTAACCTTGGCTAACAGCTTCTTTCATCATCTTAATCAAATCAGGAGAAACTTCCTTGGCTTGAACGATAAAGAATTGGCTGCCATTTGTATTTGGTCCAGCATTTGCCATTGATAGAGCTCCGCGAATATTTAGCATGCTATTTGAAAATTCATCTTCAAAAGCTTCGCCCCAAATGCTTTCGCCACCGCGGCCAGTACCAGTTGGGTCTCCACCTTGGATCATAAAGCCGTCAATTACCCTGTGGAAAATAATTCCATTGTAGTAGCCGTTTTTAATATGTGTTTCAAAATTTTCTACTGTTTTTGGTGCGTATTCTGGGAATAATTTAATTTTAATAGTACCCATATTTGTTTTTAAAACTGCAATCTTATCTCCTGCCTTTACCTCTTGTAATTGTGGTAGGGCTGCAATTGTTTCTGCCTTCAATTTCTTTACCTCCTCTTTAATTTCCTCGTCAGCACTATTTTGTGCTTCACTTGTCTCTTCTTTTATTTTATCTTCATCTTTCTTTTGACAAGCTGTAAAAGTTAAAGCTAATGCCAAAAATAAAATTAATAATTTATTTCTCATAAAATTCTCCTTTGAGCTAAAAAGCTAACACCTGTTTCCCCCAGATTAAATATAACTAGTTGCCCTTTTTCAATTGGCGGATAAATTTCAATCTTGGAAATCAGCTTCTGCAATTTTTCTTTCTCTTCTTCAGTAACGGGCACGTCGCTCCTAATAGCCAAATGGCCTAGGGCAGCCTCCTTGATCT contains:
- the hflX gene encoding GTPase HflX, with amino-acid sequence MIKDKNVMLIAIDFSDETFEQKENRELIKSAGGKVLATGIQKNREIKPAMYFGSGKLEYFKNICQELNIDTVVVGHEISPSQLSNLVDFFDLQVLDRNMLILELFSQRAKTSFGKLQVELANKEYMLPRLIGAGKNMDRQAGVAGMRGAGEQKLELDRRRLRASIDSLRRELANQVKVEETKAKRRKRSAIPIVSLVGYSNTGKSTILNRILELSGKENSAQVYADDRLFATLDTSAREVELPHGAKIILTDTVGLISHLPHQLVDAFSSTLDEIKYADLLVNVLDISNENLHIEEETMAKLLKDLNLGNKKILKVYNKIDKTDHGDFKEDGDLNISAFDDGDINKLLLKIEERLFGKIEKVNRKFSFDSQADMDEYIKSNKVLDINYDENGAEVVALEYTGTSKTL
- a CDS encoding peptidylprolyl isomerase, whose amino-acid sequence is MRNKLLILFLALALTFTACQKKDEDKIKEETSEAQNSADEEIKEEVKKLKAETIAALPQLQEVKAGDKIAVLKTNMGTIKIKLFPEYAPKTVENFETHIKNGYYNGIIFHRVIDGFMIQGGDPTGTGRGGESIWGEAFEDEFSNSMLNIRGALSMANAGPNTNGSQFFIVQAKEVSPDLIKMMKEAVSQGYSEDFIDAYSHLGGTPHLDGRHTVFGQVIEGMDVVDKIAAVDRDEMDKPKTDVVIEEATIETK
- a CDS encoding DUF1667 domain-containing protein, coding for MKVICKNCPIGCELTIEDGKVFGNRCSRGLEYRTMGEKSIFYTRVKIKEAALGHLAIRSDVPVTEEEKEKLQKLISKIEIYPPIEKGQLVIFNLGETGVSFLAQRRIL